Genomic segment of Drosophila ananassae strain 14024-0371.13 chromosome 2L, ASM1763931v2, whole genome shotgun sequence:
TCGGGGAGAGTGGATCGCTGCTTACCGGGTGCTGGTGGAACCGGTGGCAAATCCACCGATTTACTGGTACCTGTAATCAGCCATTTGTTAGTAATCATTGTTTATGCAGATATTTGTAAAGCAAACCACTTACTGCAACAACAACCCATTATGATGAACGCTTGAATTCTCCTCACTGAAAGTTCTTTGAGCATTAAATCAGGCAAATCAAATTGGTGGCCAATTGAAACTAGCGTGCCAGCGACTCATGGCTCATTGATAAGCGTCCCTGTTACTTTTATtctctttttgtttaaaatgtaAAGTGGGTTATTTATGACCATGGGTATGTCCGTTATCATTTGTAGGTACAAACCAGGTCGTATGAACGTTATAGAAACCCTCCTAGCGATATGGCCATAGCGCACACAGTTTTCGGATATGGCTGAGTTGAAGCTACGAACTTGCCAATTTAGATAAGCTCTTATCACAAAAGTTTTTCTACCGTTCTGTAGTTGGcgcttaaaatttaattggtTATCGAATCGTTATCGAATCGTTATCGAATAAcaattatttgatattttctACAAAAGGATATATTAAGGATgatcattttatttttcttttaacttttttttgatGATAATGTATTTTTCTTCACCCAATGCCTATCAGGAAAAAATTGCTGCCAGTTTTCACACTTAATAGTAAGAAATTAATGTAAGTGTTTTCTGTTTCAtataaacacatttttttaatagatTCTTCAAACATTTAACCATTTATTTCACAATTTATAtccattaattttaaattcaaatcatTCCGTTAAACTTATCGGCTAACGAAAAGCTATCGACCGATATAAAGAAGTGTTGGTTAACACGTCAAAGCCAACGAATTGTGGGCGGGGAGGCGGGGCATTCATTATCAGCCGGAACGTAAACAGcgataaaaatgtttaaatcaCACAGTGTTAATTAGAGCCGAAAACAAAATCAATGCGCCTGTGGACGCGGACGGCTAAAGATCGTAAGCGCGTGAACGCGGATTAATATTTAACTCAGAGGCCGGCTCAAATaggaataataaatatatataagtgCGTGAGAACGCGTGAGTTGTGATTTGCGAGTGAACGAATCACGAAGCAAAGCGGATAAAcaaaagccataaaaaacaGAATCGCACGAGACCACCGAAAATCTCTTGTCCGTCAATCCGGTGTTAGCTTGAAGAGTTAAAGAGGTAATCGGCGCGGTCTATAACCTGGCCGCCATGGACGACGAGTTCAAGCTCTGCTGGAAGAACTTCCAGGACAACATAGCCAGCGGTTTTCAAAATCTCTACGACCGCGGCGACCTGGTGGATGTGACACTGGCCTGCGATGGAAAGCTGCTCCATGCCCACAAGATAGTGCTGGCTATATGCAGTCCCTACTTCCAGGAGATCTTTACCACCAATCCCTGCAAGCATCCCATCAGTGAGTATCTCAAGACCACAAGCTTTAATGTTTCATTATTTCTCAAAAGGTGTCAGCATTCTTTGTTATTTATAAATTGCGGATGCGGCAGAATACCAAATCTCTAGTCTCCACCTTTAAGTTTCATAATTTACGTACCAATCATCAGAGAAAAGCAGAGTCCTTATGGTATTTGAGGACATAAGCAGGAGTTAAAGTACcaatttcaaaaacaaaacacgcAAAAACGCATTGGTTGTTATAATTAATCCCAACTATTAGCAATATGTATGAAACGAATGCAAAATTATTCGGCGGTCTGTCACATTGTATGAGCATTTCCGCCTGCATACATTTATTGGGGCATGCAATATACATAGTTCTGGACACCGACGACTAGCTCCCTCTGCATATTGGTCATTTTATCACCCAGGGGACTGGGACATGTCCGTCAGTTTATCGACAGCCTGTCTGTTCGTCACCGTTGTCAACAGCTTAGATATAAATCAACCTTTGTGTTAAATTCCATGACACATTCGGCGGTTATCAGGAGGCCAGCTACTACAACGGCTGGGACTACCACTACGGCTATGGCTACGACTGcgactccgactccgactccgactcctTCTCCGCCAGCACGTGTAGAGTTTGTCACGGAGTCGGGAATGATTTCGCTGGTTGTAAATCTAAAAGTAAACAGCAGCAGTAACCCAGAATCTATGTAGGTCTGATAATCCTCCGCCGCCACTTTGTCTATGGCCAGCAGGAGGCCATCACCACCTCCAGTGCCTCCATGCACACACTTTGGTTGTGTTTACCGAAGAACGCACGCATTCGAATATGCACTGTGATAAGGTTCGATCCGATCGGGGGATTGGGCTGGTGCGTCGCTGAGCCGCTGAGCCGCTGCTGACCTCATCAAATGTACTTCAAATGGACTATAGAACTCGCtatatagaaaaataaatggtATATGGCGCATGGATATCATATCGCCCGGGGGCCCTCGTTCGCGGACGTGTTGAACACGGCTGCCTGCTGCACGGTGGCTTTATCTGATCAGGctggcaataaaaaataaggttTTATCTTTTCAAGTAGCAGCAGAAAGGTGCTACCTATGCCCACCGATCGTTTGCTGCTACAAGAGGTATTTCCAAAgataaagaatattaatatacCCTATAAATAACGGTAGTGGCAGCGTGCAGTGGGGGCGAGAgagttattaaaaataaaccaacAAACAGTCCAACTGTCGAACCCCAACCACCCAGCCAAGCAACCACCCAACAACAATCATTGAGGTGCTAACAAGCCAAATGGCGTTGGTCCCGATGTTGGCTTACTGCCTTGTGTCTGCCTTGTGTGTAACacgcagcaacaacaaaactctaaatatttttatctttttatcGCGTTTAACAATCATTTATTGCCCAACTGAGCAACTGGGTCCCACCTCGCCTACTCCTACTCCGCCCCCTAGCAGTCACTACAGATATTGATTAGAAAGCTTTGTTCATAGAAGAGAAGGTCTATACTATCCTAAAGAATCCTTATTTAAAGTCTTCTATTTCATCACCTTGATATTATTGACCTTCAAACGATTAAACACGATTCCTATATCATTAAATAATTCCAAAAGTTCCATTTCCGCTGCTACTCGCTCGCTCGTGTAAATCAACCCACTCCCAACCACCATCTGGCCTGGCGGACAAGTGGTTATATCTCAGTTCCAATACAATGCTAATCCTCAAAAATTATCTATTTATTATTGGCATAAACAAGACGGACATCGGCTATGGGACTGTATGTTTTATCAGCCTTGCGTTTAGTGCCAGCCACTTTAGTTTGGGTATCACTCTTGATCGTAAAATAAGATTTTGAACTTATTGCTGGTTAGATAACGCACTCAGACACCCATCCGAGCTGCGAGCTCGAGGCCCAGTTATTGGGGGCTCTCCAAGAGCAAGACTCCAGGTCCAATGTATCCCCACTCCACATCCCCCTCGATCGCCCCGTTCCCGATTTCAAGTAGCTGGCTCCGCTGGGCTAGGCTAGGCGATCGAATATAGCCTGCGGTTGCTTACCAGCCATAAACGTTCAGTTCAGAAAGATAATATAATATCGATCGATGGACTTGTCGTAAATATTAAATTCCCAATGTTATAAATATATTGCCATACCGTGACTAAACCAAAGACGTTGTGTATTTTCCATAACTCCTAAGggggtaaaaaatatttttatgaggCTCTGCTTATTGTTCTCCTAACAACTAATCCATTTTTGACTATTGGACTTTGCATTTGTGTGCTTCTGAAAGACGTAATCTGCTTAGAAGTTTAACAATGATAATCAAAAGTACTTTAATTTGCTCGAAACTATGTCAGAATTAAGGCTGATTGGCAGAGATTTTTATAATTGGAAGGAGTCTTAATAAATTAGCATAGAGTTTGGAAGAGATTAGATGGGAAAGTGAGGGTCTCTGCTTTGAAGAAAGGTATCTGCTGGGTGATTTCGCTTATCCATGATATCCTCCAAGGGAATGTAATCTAAGAACTCTTGTTTTTGAACCCTTCTAGTCATTTCCGCTTCTGGCCTTACCCGATCGATCGCATTGATCGCTACTCCTGTTCGTAAGCGTTTATGGTCTCTTCATATTATATCAAACTTTGGCTCTGAGCATACAGAATTTCATAAATGCTTTTATTGGCCATTTGCACTGACAATGGGTAATTTATGGCCCCGCCAGCCGGTAGCCAGTAGCCATTTAGCCATTAGCCATTACCCTTTAACCAGTGGCCACAAATAGTGGCTGGCTATCGGCTAAGCTGGACTAATCCCTGGGGCCTTCTTGGAGACATCGCCATTGAATTTGGCCCAAAAGAGA
This window contains:
- the LOC6499361 gene encoding uncharacterized protein LOC6499361, which produces MLKELSVRRIQAFIIMGCCCSTSKSVDLPPVPPAPGKQRSTLPEFPVSGSVTTTQPTGQGFNGVSNAALEVD